Proteins encoded in a region of the Novibacillus thermophilus genome:
- the rpsR gene encoding 30S ribosomal protein S18 — protein MARRRGNKRRKVCYFTVNNIDYIDYKDVELLKKFISERGKILPRRVTGTSSKYQRQLTRAIKRARQMALLPYTTE, from the coding sequence ATGGCTCGTCGACGCGGAAACAAGCGCCGTAAAGTGTGTTACTTTACCGTGAACAACATTGACTACATCGACTATAAAGATGTCGAACTGTTGAAGAAGTTTATCAGCGAACGGGGCAAAATTTTGCCACGGCGGGTAACTGGAACGTCTTCCAAGTACCAGCGCCAGTTGACTCGTGCCATCAAACGGGCCCGTCAAATGGCGTTGCTGCCGTACACAACTGAATAA
- the ssb gene encoding single-stranded DNA-binding protein, translated as MLNRVVLIGRLTRDPELRYTPNGIAVVTFTLAVDRRYTNQQGNRETDFIRIVAWRQLAELCANYLKKGRLAGVDGRLQIRSFDNSEGRRVTVAEVVAEDVRFLEPAGSRQEGRPESDSSADDPFAQDGETIDISDDDLPF; from the coding sequence GTGCTCAATCGTGTGGTGTTGATCGGACGTCTAACCCGCGATCCAGAACTGCGTTACACGCCAAACGGCATTGCCGTCGTGACGTTTACACTGGCAGTGGATCGGCGGTATACGAACCAGCAGGGGAACCGGGAAACGGATTTCATTCGCATCGTCGCGTGGAGACAGCTGGCGGAATTGTGCGCCAACTACTTGAAAAAAGGGCGGTTAGCCGGTGTAGACGGACGTCTGCAGATCCGTTCGTTTGACAACAGTGAAGGGCGGCGAGTGACGGTAGCCGAAGTCGTCGCAGAAGACGTCCGGTTTCTGGAACCTGCTGGATCGCGTCAAGAAGGACGTCCTGAATCGGATTCCAGCGCGGACGACCCCTTTGCCCAAGACGGTGAAACGATTGACATTTCGGATGATGACTTGCCCTTTTAG
- the rpsF gene encoding 30S ribosomal protein S6 — protein sequence MAHYELMVIYPPNLEEEELEAAKEKLKQTVTDNGGKLGEIKEMGKRRLAYEINNLREGIYQVVNFEAENPDVVNELDRVIKIDDRYVRHLIVNMTKDRKE from the coding sequence TTGGCACATTACGAACTCATGGTCATTTACCCTCCGAATTTAGAGGAGGAGGAACTAGAAGCGGCGAAAGAAAAGCTCAAGCAAACCGTCACAGACAACGGTGGCAAACTAGGAGAAATTAAAGAGATGGGAAAACGCCGCTTAGCGTACGAAATTAACAATTTGCGCGAAGGCATTTACCAAGTTGTCAACTTTGAAGCGGAGAACCCGGACGTTGTCAACGAGTTGGATCGCGTCATTAAAATTGATGACCGTTATGTGCGTCACTTAATTGTCAACATGACGAAAGACCGTAAAGAGTAA
- the ychF gene encoding redox-regulated ATPase YchF, producing the protein MLSCGIVGLPNVGKSTLFNAITQAGAESANYPFCTIDPNVGVVEVPDPRLSKLAEIVNPERVVPTAFQFVDIAGLVKGASQGEGLGNQFLSHIREVDAIAHVVRCFDDENVTHVSGSVDPIQDIETINLELILADLETVEKRLQRVSRQLKTGEKRYRIEQAMLERIKEAFEREQPARQLTFSEEEQLLLCDLHLLTLKPVLYVANVNESDVGRGSANPLVREVQTYAAREGADVVVISGKVEAEIAELEGEDRALFLKELGLEEAGLDRLIRAAYSLLGLATYFTAGEKEVRAWTIKKGTKAPQAAGVIHSDFERGFIRAEVVGYEQLVQAGSMGRAREMGLLRLEGKDYVVQDGDVMHFRFNV; encoded by the coding sequence ATGCTTTCATGCGGAATCGTTGGATTGCCAAACGTAGGAAAGTCGACGTTGTTCAATGCGATCACGCAAGCAGGTGCCGAATCGGCGAACTACCCGTTTTGTACGATTGACCCGAACGTCGGGGTTGTAGAAGTACCGGATCCGAGGTTGTCTAAACTAGCCGAGATTGTCAATCCGGAACGAGTCGTCCCTACCGCTTTTCAATTCGTCGACATAGCCGGGTTAGTTAAAGGCGCCAGTCAGGGAGAAGGATTGGGTAACCAGTTTTTGTCCCATATCCGTGAAGTGGACGCCATCGCCCACGTCGTACGGTGTTTTGACGACGAAAACGTCACCCACGTTTCAGGGAGTGTCGACCCGATTCAAGACATCGAAACGATTAATTTGGAACTCATCCTCGCAGATCTGGAAACGGTCGAAAAGAGATTGCAGCGGGTCAGCCGCCAGCTGAAAACTGGGGAGAAACGGTACCGCATTGAACAGGCGATGTTGGAGCGAATCAAAGAGGCGTTTGAACGAGAACAGCCGGCAAGGCAGTTGACATTTTCTGAGGAAGAACAACTTTTATTGTGCGATCTACACTTATTGACGTTAAAGCCGGTGTTATACGTGGCCAATGTCAACGAAAGTGATGTGGGGCGGGGAAGCGCCAATCCCCTCGTGCGGGAAGTTCAAACGTACGCCGCCCGCGAAGGGGCTGACGTGGTCGTCATCAGCGGGAAAGTGGAAGCGGAAATCGCGGAGCTTGAGGGAGAAGACAGGGCGTTGTTTTTAAAAGAGCTCGGACTGGAAGAGGCGGGTCTAGATCGCCTCATTCGCGCGGCTTATTCCCTCCTCGGGCTGGCGACGTACTTCACTGCCGGAGAAAAGGAAGTACGCGCTTGGACGATTAAGAAAGGAACGAAAGCGCCGCAAGCCGCCGGTGTGATTCACTCTGATTTTGAACGGGGATTTATTCGCGCCGAAGTCGTGGGCTACGAACAGCTTGTGCAGGCCGGTTCGATGGGGCGAGCGCGGGAAATGGGATTGCTGCGCCTGGAAGGCAAAGACTACGTCGTACAAGACGGTGACGTCATGCACTTCCGCTTCAACGTGTAA
- a CDS encoding DUF951 domain-containing protein: protein MERKRFALGDVVQMKKPHPCGTNAWKVIRMGMDIRIKCTGCGHSVLMPRSRFEKRLKKVLVPAAEQESTNGDV, encoded by the coding sequence GTGGAAAGAAAACGATTTGCCCTCGGAGATGTCGTCCAGATGAAAAAACCTCACCCGTGTGGAACGAACGCTTGGAAGGTCATTCGCATGGGGATGGATATCCGCATCAAGTGTACCGGTTGTGGACACAGTGTGCTCATGCCGCGGTCTCGCTTTGAAAAACGGTTAAAAAAAGTGCTCGTACCAGCGGCTGAACAGGAGTCGACGAACGGCGATGTTTAA
- the yyaC gene encoding spore protease YyaC — MEGHTLKSSLSLSRLPYRIDYAHPQAVTRFTDHLHAAVQQLSPGREIVCVCIGTDRSTGDALGPLVGSKLERLNPKGLTVFGTLDHPVHAVNLRETLQLIELNYQDTTVIGIDACLGQLGSVGSLHLGLGPLKPGTGVNKKLPEVGQLHITGIVNVGGFMEYFVLQNTRLSTVMKMADTIASSLYLTAVRLRSND, encoded by the coding sequence ATGGAGGGGCACACGCTGAAGTCTTCTCTTTCTCTGTCTCGATTACCGTACCGCATTGATTACGCTCATCCACAAGCCGTCACACGGTTCACCGATCATTTGCACGCCGCTGTCCAACAGTTGTCCCCCGGACGCGAGATCGTCTGTGTGTGCATCGGGACGGACCGCTCAACTGGAGATGCCCTCGGCCCCCTCGTCGGATCGAAACTAGAGCGCTTAAATCCAAAGGGACTAACTGTGTTTGGCACCCTCGATCACCCGGTCCACGCTGTCAATTTACGTGAGACGTTACAGTTGATAGAATTAAACTATCAAGACACTACCGTTATCGGCATCGACGCGTGCTTAGGACAGCTGGGCAGCGTCGGCAGCTTACACCTCGGGTTAGGTCCACTCAAACCAGGTACGGGCGTGAATAAAAAGTTGCCTGAAGTTGGACAACTCCACATAACCGGCATCGTCAATGTCGGCGGGTTTATGGAGTATTTCGTCTTACAAAATACGCGTTTGAGCACCGTGATGAAAATGGCTGATACGATTGCGTCCTCCCTCTATTTGACTGCTGTCCGTTTGCGTTCTAACGATTAA
- a CDS encoding DUF4446 family protein encodes MELLLGMMIVQFILVIVVLVNWIKFRRIRQQQKRLLRGVTRENLEHLIHEYTRSVHEAERQLDEAAVQLDELNRKMSALKGKIGLVRYNALAEQGNNLSFSLALVDEEQNGVVISSLYGRHQTYAYAKPVVRGTSEYSLSKEEKEAIALAVGEKQEAYV; translated from the coding sequence GTGGAATTATTATTAGGGATGATGATCGTGCAGTTCATCCTCGTTATTGTAGTGCTTGTGAATTGGATCAAATTTCGTCGCATTCGCCAGCAGCAAAAACGGTTGCTTCGCGGTGTAACCCGAGAGAACTTGGAGCATTTAATTCACGAGTATACGAGAAGCGTGCACGAAGCTGAACGGCAGTTGGATGAAGCTGCTGTACAACTGGACGAGCTGAATCGCAAAATGTCTGCGCTGAAAGGGAAAATTGGTCTTGTGCGGTACAATGCGCTAGCGGAACAGGGAAACAATTTAAGTTTTTCTCTGGCGTTAGTGGACGAGGAACAAAATGGAGTGGTCATCAGCAGTCTGTATGGGCGCCATCAAACGTATGCCTATGCAAAGCCAGTTGTACGGGGAACTTCGGAATACTCTCTGTCAAAAGAGGAAAAAGAAGCCATCGCCCTAGCTGTCGGAGAAAAACAAGAAGCATACGTGTAA
- a CDS encoding ParB/RepB/Spo0J family partition protein, protein MNKRLGKGLDALIPKLEIGDDEAVMDVAIGELRPNPYQPRKHFSEEALEELTSSIREHGIVQPLVVRKTIKGYEIVAGERRFRAAKRADLTSVPVVVKEFSDKQVMEIALIENLQREDLNPMEVANAYQKLMDEFSLTQEELAERVGKSRPHVTNFLRLLQLPVSIREDVSRGTLTMGHARALLAVKNLDQQIQLAKRVKKEQASVRQLEEWIKRLQNQKKSNVRKKVNVHDLSLRRYEEELETSLGTAVHIRQGRRKGKIEIEFFSRRDLERLVDLLSKKE, encoded by the coding sequence GTGAATAAACGGTTAGGAAAAGGGCTTGATGCGCTCATTCCGAAGTTAGAGATCGGCGATGATGAAGCGGTGATGGATGTTGCGATTGGGGAATTGCGACCTAATCCGTATCAGCCGCGCAAGCACTTCTCGGAAGAGGCGCTGGAAGAGTTGACATCGTCTATCCGCGAACACGGCATTGTACAGCCCCTCGTCGTGCGAAAAACGATCAAGGGGTATGAAATCGTTGCCGGTGAACGGCGTTTTCGAGCGGCTAAACGGGCTGACTTGACGAGTGTCCCCGTCGTCGTTAAAGAATTTAGCGACAAACAAGTGATGGAGATTGCGCTGATCGAAAATTTACAGCGAGAAGATTTAAACCCGATGGAAGTTGCCAACGCGTATCAAAAATTGATGGATGAGTTTTCTCTGACACAAGAAGAGTTAGCGGAAAGGGTAGGGAAAAGTCGTCCCCACGTGACGAATTTCTTAAGGTTGCTGCAGCTCCCCGTTTCAATTCGCGAAGATGTTTCACGTGGAACATTGACAATGGGACATGCCCGTGCGCTACTCGCCGTAAAAAACTTGGATCAACAAATTCAACTCGCGAAAAGAGTGAAAAAAGAGCAGGCGAGCGTCCGGCAACTGGAAGAATGGATTAAACGTCTGCAAAATCAAAAAAAGTCAAATGTAAGAAAAAAGGTAAATGTACACGATTTGAGTTTGCGCCGTTACGAGGAAGAGCTTGAAACGTCACTCGGTACAGCTGTTCACATTCGTCAAGGGAGACGAAAAGGAAAAATAGAAATTGAATTTTTTTCTCGTCGGGATCTTGAACGCCTCGTTGACTTGCTGTCAAAAAAGGAATAA
- a CDS encoding ParA family protein, with amino-acid sequence MSKIIAVANQKGGVGKTTTAVNLGACLASLNQKILLVDIDPQGNTTSGIGINKADVEYCIYDVLINDVNPMDVIVPTELENLDIMPATIQLAGAEIELVPTISREVRLKKALSLVSDQYDYVIVDCPPSLGILTVNSLTAADSVLIPIQCEYYALEGLSQLLNTIRLVQKHLNTRLKIEGVLLTMFDARTNLGIQVIDEVKKYFQNKVYGTVIPRNVRLSEAPSHGKAIISYDPRSRGAECYLDLAKEVVASE; translated from the coding sequence GTGTCCAAGATAATCGCCGTTGCCAATCAAAAAGGCGGTGTCGGAAAGACGACAACAGCTGTTAACTTGGGAGCTTGTTTGGCATCGCTAAACCAAAAAATATTGCTCGTCGACATAGATCCACAAGGGAACACGACCAGCGGCATCGGCATTAACAAAGCAGACGTGGAATACTGTATATACGACGTGCTCATCAACGATGTGAACCCCATGGACGTCATCGTTCCGACAGAGTTAGAAAACTTGGACATTATGCCGGCCACGATACAATTAGCCGGCGCTGAAATCGAACTAGTTCCGACGATATCGCGTGAAGTTCGGCTCAAAAAAGCGCTGTCCCTCGTATCTGATCAATACGACTACGTCATTGTCGACTGTCCTCCTTCTTTAGGTATTTTAACAGTTAATTCCTTGACGGCTGCTGATTCTGTTCTCATTCCGATCCAGTGTGAGTACTACGCTTTGGAAGGTTTAAGCCAATTGCTGAATACGATTCGTTTAGTTCAAAAACACCTAAATACCCGCCTAAAAATTGAAGGCGTTCTGTTAACGATGTTTGACGCACGGACTAACTTAGGAATTCAAGTCATCGACGAAGTGAAAAAGTATTTCCAAAATAAAGTGTACGGGACTGTCATTCCTCGCAATGTTCGGTTAAGTGAGGCGCCCAGTCACGGGAAGGCGATTATTTCGTACGACCCCCGATCCCGAGGGGCAGAGTGTTACTTGGATTTGGCAAAGGAAGTGGTCGCCAGTGAATAA